The Candidatus Sysuiplasma jiujiangense genome contains the following window.
TGTTCCAGTCTGAAGGAGTCCCGGTGCTGCATCGGAGAGCCGGAATAAGCATTCGTTGCCTGGACCGCCGAATTGTCATTTGCCGTCACGACTCCTGGCGCAGGATATATGGCCGTACCTGTTGCCACGTTTTCCGGGTATATTACTACCGGATTAAGGCCAGACGGGCCGGGCTGGTACTGCATGAGGTCCATAGGCATTCCCAGCTGTGCGCCTGTGGACGTGTTAATCACAAAAGGTCCCTCGAGCGTCGTCGTGTTGCCCGAAAGCTGGTTTGCAGCGTGCCTGAGATCAAGCTGGTTCAGATTTCCGGCCACCGAAATAGTCTTCCCTATCAGCAGTCCTGCATTGTAGCCTGCAATGTCATTGAAGTTTGGCACCGTTCCGTACAGCGATTGCCAGTCAGACACGAACTGGGAGGTTGTAGGGCCGAGCGTAACGTTCGTGTACTGCACAAACGGAGGTGAGGCATATGTGTAGGTGTAATTGAGACTCCCCGAAGGTGACTGAGAAAGGACTGCCGAATATGAAAGTCCGGAATATATGGTGAACACGAAGGGGAAATGGATGCTGTCTGCCGCCATCGCACTGTAGAACGATATGTCATTGTCCAGGTAGCCCAGTTCTATGACTGCCTGGGGGGATGTCGCATTGATGGACTGGAGCAGTGTGGAATACTCCGCTGCGCTGCTGGCGGAAGTCGACTGGTAGTAGACAGGCGTTATGCCGACGGCCGTCAGCTGGCTGTCGATGGTGCTTGCCTGTGCAGCCGTGAATGCCTGATCCGTGTAGAGTATTGCAATCCGGGAAATGGATGTCCGGTGGGTTATGAGGTACTGCGAAAGGACAAGCGGCCATTCGGAGGAAACTAGTATCGACAGATCCACAACATAGGGATTTGAAGCAGTGAAAAACCCGGGTGTCGAAGCAGTCGGATCAAAGAGAAGGACATGGTGCTCCTGTGCAATGGAGATTGCGGGCGCAGTCAGCGTTGAGCCGAAATCTGCAACCAGTATGTTGACATGGTTGACGGTGATGAGATTCGTGTAATCGGTCGTCGCAGTTGTCGTGCTGCTCTGATCATCGTAGGTGACAAGCTTGAGCGGCAGCTTCTTCCCATAGCTTGAGACATATAAGCCTCCTGCCGCATTCGTCTGGTTTATCCAGAGCTTGAGTCCG
Protein-coding sequences here:
- a CDS encoding ABC transporter substrate-binding protein codes for the protein MSSNVSGSPQSASRPSHRNALIAIVVVVILIIAAVSVYAVLQTGKKTAPNDILIGTLYASSGSFAQLSGYQLSGLKLWINQTNAAGGLYVSSYGKKLPLKLVTYDDQSSTTTATTDYTNLITVNHVNILVADFGSTLTAPAISIAQEHHVLLFDPTASTPGFFTASNPYVVDLSILVSSEWPLVLSQYLITHRTSISRIAILYTDQAFTAAQASTIDSQLTAVGITPVYYQSTSASSAAEYSTLLQSINATSPQAVIELGYLDNDISFYSAMAADSIHFPFVFTIYSGLSYSAVLSQSPSGSLNYTYTYASPPFVQYTNVTLGPTTSQFVSDWQSLYGTVPNFNDIAGYNAGLLIGKTISVAGNLNQLDLRHAANQLSGNTTTLEGPFVINTSTGAQLGMPMDLMQYQPGPSGLNPVVIYPENVATGTAIYPAPGVVTANDNSAVQATNAYSGSPMQHRDSFRLEQFPALMLAKEDSRVNGA